In Romboutsia lituseburensis, a genomic segment contains:
- a CDS encoding isochorismatase family cysteine hydrolase produces the protein MKHLLNELKVLKGNLDNLPVENLDNIDLSKTELFIVDINNGFAKSGALYSPRVEALINPIVDFTKSIYKKVKSIIAFTDCHDENSLELSSYPSHCLKNDFESDIVDELKEIKNIKILSKNSTNGFFVLDDVKFDNTENIIIVGDCTDICIYQFAITLKSYFNQNNMDKNIIIPINLVDTYDIPNIHSAELLNIVFFNSLIQNGIKVVKNLIY, from the coding sequence ATGAAACATTTATTAAATGAATTAAAGGTATTAAAAGGTAATTTAGATAATCTTCCTGTAGAGAATCTAGATAATATTGATTTATCAAAAACAGAACTATTTATAGTTGATATTAATAATGGTTTTGCTAAATCTGGAGCATTGTACTCTCCTAGAGTTGAGGCCCTTATTAACCCTATAGTAGACTTTACTAAATCTATTTACAAAAAAGTTAAAAGTATAATTGCCTTTACAGACTGCCACGATGAAAATTCATTAGAACTTTCAAGCTATCCATCTCATTGTCTAAAAAATGATTTTGAAAGTGATATTGTAGATGAATTAAAAGAGATAAAAAATATTAAAATATTATCGAAAAACTCTACAAATGGTTTTTTTGTTTTAGACGATGTTAAATTTGATAATACTGAAAATATAATTATTGTCGGTGATTGTACCGATATATGTATATATCAGTTTGCTATAACTTTGAAGTCTTACTTTAATCAAAATAATATGGATAAGAATATAATAATTCCTATAAATTTAGTAGATACATATGATATTCCTAATATACACTCGGCTGAGCTTTTAAATATTGTATTTTTTAATAGCTTAATACAAAATGGAATAAAAGTTGTAAAAAATTTAATATATTAA
- a CDS encoding DUF3867 domain-containing protein, with amino-acid sequence MSDDRVIDFNDLKNKVKDSDVDKFEQYIYNLYFSVMDGSLTMADFSKKIFEYMNENNISQEKFMNIQKKFMERYGMDSEEVERQLKNFGIDPSTSGFGAMDFNNMTNENLESIRKSAGFYEKYGHKIQPKSCITTYLKNDVNDIDIIIDQEKVMLYSNKKINLMDAELNELLLGYKNMFNKKIRVVLCENYTEYDY; translated from the coding sequence ATGTCTGATGATAGAGTAATCGATTTTAATGATTTAAAAAATAAAGTTAAAGATTCTGATGTAGATAAATTTGAACAGTATATATATAACTTATATTTCTCGGTTATGGATGGTAGTCTAACTATGGCTGATTTTTCAAAGAAGATATTTGAATACATGAATGAAAATAATATATCACAAGAAAAATTTATGAACATACAAAAAAAGTTCATGGAAAGATATGGAATGGATTCTGAAGAAGTAGAAAGACAATTAAAAAACTTTGGAATAGATCCATCTACATCGGGATTTGGAGCTATGGATTTTAATAATATGACAAATGAAAATTTGGAATCTATAAGAAAAAGTGCTGGATTTTACGAAAAATATGGTCATAAAATTCAACCTAAAAGTTGTATAACAACTTATCTTAAAAATGATGTTAATGATATTGATATAATAATAGATCAAGAAAAAGTTATGCTTTACAGCAATAAAAAAATAAATCTAATGGATGCTGAACTAAATGAGCTTTTATTAGGATATAAAAATATGTTTAATAAAAAAATTAGAGTTGTATTATGTGAAAATTATACTGAATATGATTATTAA
- a CDS encoding S66 peptidase family protein, with protein MNIPKPLKVGDTIGLIAPSGPLRKGNIEQIKSAIQSYGYDVKIGESCYLQHKGYLAGDDETRAKDVEKMFLDDSIDAIMCLRGGYGISRILDKIDYKVVYQNPKVFIGFSDITGLHIVFNQICNLSTYHGIMAYTAPKWDDFTYASFINAINFDEELTIHNPTKEKIYTILDGNAEGKLIGGNLSLITSTLGTKYEINTKNKILFIEEIGEYIYRIDRMLMHLYHAGKLNDCSGIIYGDFNDCRKFNEEDNEIIDLLREISEKVNKPAIYNLQAGHCMPMLTLPLGANCYMDATTQSIKFMR; from the coding sequence ATGAATATACCTAAGCCTTTAAAAGTAGGAGATACAATAGGCCTAATTGCACCATCAGGACCTCTTAGAAAAGGAAATATAGAACAAATAAAAAGTGCTATTCAATCGTATGGATATGATGTGAAAATAGGTGAGAGTTGTTATTTACAACATAAAGGATATTTGGCAGGTGATGACGAAACACGAGCTAAGGATGTTGAAAAAATGTTTTTAGATGATAGTATAGATGCAATAATGTGCTTGAGAGGTGGATACGGAATTAGTAGAATACTTGATAAGATAGATTATAAGGTAGTATATCAAAATCCTAAAGTATTTATAGGATTTTCAGATATTACAGGTCTTCATATTGTGTTTAATCAAATATGCAATTTATCAACGTATCATGGAATAATGGCGTATACCGCGCCTAAATGGGATGACTTTACTTATGCATCATTTATAAATGCTATTAATTTTGATGAGGAATTAACAATACACAATCCAACAAAAGAAAAAATATATACTATATTAGATGGTAACGCAGAGGGAAAATTAATTGGAGGAAATTTATCGCTTATAACATCAACCCTGGGAACAAAATACGAGATAAATACAAAAAATAAAATTTTATTTATAGAAGAAATAGGAGAATATATATATAGAATTGATAGAATGTTAATGCATTTATATCATGCAGGTAAATTAAATGATTGTAGTGGTATAATATATGGTGATTTTAATGATTGTAGGAAATTTAATGAAGAAGATAATGAAATTATTGATTTACTTAGAGAAATCTCAGAAAAAGTAAATAAGCCCGCTATATACAACTTACAAGCAGGTCATTGTATGCCTATGTTAACATTGCCATTAGGCGCTAATTGCTATATGGATGCAACTACACAAAGTATTAAATTTATGAGATAA
- the alr gene encoding alanine racemase gives MDILRPTWVEINIDNLIYNIKCIKRFLGKNVKLGAVIKANAYGHGSVEIAKYIDGLDIDYFCVASLQEALELRKNNIKKSILVMGYIPINYIENAIKNDITVTVFDYNYFKQLKEVLNKLEKKCKVHIKIDTGFNRLGFKIIENIQTDTIVFNQLLEIIKCKEVDVKGIFSHLSLTNESLDQMQFDRFLYTLKNIPSTDIIAHICDSIGMCKYKNFHMNMVRVGSCLYGYNSRSDELKLKKVMTFKSKIIQVKEIKRGESISYDSTFVAKKDMKIGVVACGYADGIPRELSNKGYVMIGNKKCNIIGMMCMDQTIIDLDNIEKSMYKEDVIFYGERGPNLSEICCTAKTNKNEILTRVSKRVIKVYINKEGTVKIVDELN, from the coding sequence ATGGATATTTTAAGACCTACATGGGTTGAGATTAATATAGATAATTTAATTTATAATATAAAATGCATCAAAAGATTTTTAGGAAAAAATGTGAAATTAGGAGCAGTAATAAAAGCAAATGCATATGGGCATGGTAGTGTTGAAATTGCTAAATATATAGATGGCTTAGATATTGATTATTTCTGTGTAGCGTCATTGCAGGAAGCTTTGGAGTTAAGAAAAAATAATATAAAAAAATCAATATTAGTTATGGGATATATTCCTATTAATTATATAGAAAATGCTATTAAAAATGATATAACAGTTACTGTATTTGATTATAATTATTTTAAACAATTAAAAGAAGTTTTAAATAAATTAGAGAAAAAATGTAAAGTACATATAAAAATAGATACAGGATTTAATAGATTAGGATTTAAGATAATTGAAAATATACAAACAGATACAATTGTATTTAATCAATTATTAGAAATAATAAAGTGCAAAGAAGTTGATGTTAAAGGTATATTTTCACATTTATCTTTGACTAATGAATCATTAGACCAAATGCAGTTTGATAGATTTTTATACACATTAAAAAATATACCGAGCACAGATATAATAGCTCATATTTGTGATAGCATAGGAATGTGTAAATATAAAAATTTTCATATGAATATGGTAAGAGTAGGATCTTGTTTATATGGATATAATTCAAGGTCAGATGAATTAAAGTTAAAAAAAGTCATGACATTTAAATCAAAAATAATACAAGTTAAAGAAATAAAAAGGGGAGAAAGCATAAGCTATGATAGTACATTTGTAGCTAAAAAGGATATGAAAATAGGCGTTGTAGCATGTGGATATGCTGATGGGATCCCAAGAGAACTGTCAAACAAAGGCTATGTTATGATTGGTAATAAAAAATGTAATATAATTGGAATGATGTGTATGGATCAGACGATTATAGATTTAGATAATATAGAAAAATCTATGTATAAAGAAGATGTTATTTTTTATGGAGAAAGAGGACCGAATTTATCTGAAATTTGTTGTACTGCAAAAACTAATAAAAATGAAATTCTAACAAGAGTATCAAAGAGAGTAATAAAAGTATATATAAATAAAGAGGGTACAGTTAAGATTGTAGATGAATTAAATTAA
- a CDS encoding RidA family protein: MEIKRFETNERMSRAVVHNNTLYLCGQVHAEGDIKEQTAGVLAKIDDLLNKYDSDKNHILSVTIYIKDMKDFADMNSIWDSWVEKGFAPARACVEAKMARECLLVEMSVVAAIKE, translated from the coding sequence ATGGAAATAAAAAGATTTGAAACAAATGAAAGAATGAGTAGAGCAGTTGTACATAATAATACGCTTTATTTATGTGGTCAAGTTCATGCTGAGGGAGATATAAAAGAACAAACTGCTGGTGTACTAGCTAAAATAGACGATTTATTAAATAAATATGATTCTGATAAAAATCATATTTTATCTGTAACAATATATATAAAGGATATGAAGGATTTTGCTGATATGAATTCTATATGGGATTCATGGGTTGAAAAAGGATTTGCGCCTGCTAGAGCTTGCGTAGAAGCTAAAATGGCTAGAGAATGCTTACTTGTTGAAATGAGTGTTGTTGCTGCTATAAAGGAATAA
- the glpK gene encoding glycerol kinase GlpK yields the protein MEKKYIIALDQGTTSSRAILFDKQGKIIKTAQKEFTQIYPKAGWVEHNPMEIWGSQSGVMREVIETTGITPEEIASIGITNQRETTVVWDKLTGKPIYNAIVWQCRRTSEICDELKNKGLENIIKKKTGLLIDAYFSATKIKWILDNVNGAREKAEKGELLFGTIDTWLIWNLTRGKIHATDYSNASRTMMYNIKELKWDEEILKELDIPMNMLPNVYPSSYIYGHTDEMMLAGAKIPISGCAGDQQAALFGQTCFEEGTAKNTYGTGCFLLMNTGENIVESKQGLLTTIAWGVDDKVEYALEGSIFMAGASIQWLRDELRMIKHAKDSETYANKVEDTNGVYVVPAFTGLGAPYWDMYARGTILGLTRGAQKEHIIRATLESIAYQTKDVLEAMQQDSQMTLKFLKVDGGASSNNFLMQFQSDMLNVNIDRPKVVETTALGAAYLAGLAVGFFKDKEEIKSKWAVDKEFNPRIDEEKRIKLYKGWKKSVSRALMWAKEDDI from the coding sequence ATGGAAAAAAAATATATAATAGCTTTGGACCAAGGAACTACAAGTTCTAGAGCTATATTATTTGATAAACAAGGTAAAATTATAAAAACAGCACAAAAGGAATTCACTCAAATTTATCCTAAAGCTGGTTGGGTAGAACATAATCCTATGGAAATATGGGGATCTCAAAGTGGAGTAATGAGAGAGGTCATAGAAACTACAGGAATAACACCAGAAGAGATTGCTTCAATTGGTATAACTAATCAAAGGGAAACTACAGTAGTATGGGACAAATTAACTGGCAAGCCGATATACAATGCAATAGTATGGCAATGCAGAAGAACATCTGAAATATGTGATGAGTTAAAGAATAAAGGTCTAGAAAATATAATAAAGAAAAAGACTGGATTATTAATAGATGCTTATTTTTCTGCTACTAAAATAAAATGGATACTAGATAATGTAAATGGTGCTAGAGAAAAAGCTGAAAAGGGAGAACTTTTATTTGGAACTATAGATACATGGCTTATATGGAACTTAACTAGAGGAAAAATACATGCTACGGACTACTCAAATGCATCTAGAACAATGATGTATAATATAAAGGAATTAAAATGGGATGAGGAAATACTAAAAGAATTAGATATTCCAATGAATATGTTACCTAATGTATATCCGTCAAGTTATATATATGGTCACACGGATGAAATGATGTTAGCTGGAGCAAAAATACCTATATCAGGGTGTGCTGGTGATCAACAAGCAGCATTATTTGGTCAAACTTGTTTTGAAGAAGGAACTGCAAAAAATACTTATGGAACAGGTTGCTTTTTACTTATGAATACAGGTGAAAATATAGTTGAATCAAAGCAAGGGTTACTTACAACTATAGCATGGGGAGTAGACGATAAAGTAGAATATGCATTAGAGGGAAGCATATTTATGGCTGGAGCTTCTATACAATGGCTAAGGGATGAACTTAGAATGATAAAGCATGCTAAAGATAGTGAGACCTATGCTAATAAAGTAGAAGATACAAATGGTGTATATGTTGTTCCTGCATTTACAGGATTAGGTGCACCATATTGGGATATGTATGCAAGGGGGACTATTCTAGGTCTTACTAGAGGCGCTCAAAAAGAACATATTATAAGGGCTACATTAGAATCTATAGCGTATCAAACAAAAGATGTATTAGAAGCAATGCAGCAAGATTCACAAATGACTCTTAAATTTTTAAAAGTAGATGGAGGAGCTAGTAGCAATAATTTTTTAATGCAATTTCAGTCTGACATGCTAAATGTAAATATAGATAGACCAAAAGTTGTTGAAACTACAGCGTTAGGTGCAGCTTATTTAGCAGGTTTAGCAGTAGGATTTTTTAAAGACAAAGAAGAAATTAAATCTAAGTGGGCTGTAGACAAAGAATTCAATCCTAGAATTGATGAAGAAAAAAGAATAAAATTATATAAAGGTTGGAAAAAATCTGTAAGTAGGGCTCTTATGTGGGCAAAAGAAGATGATATTTAA
- a CDS encoding EAL domain-containing protein, which translates to MKNSGISFVLEDFGTGYSSLSYILNMPIDIIKVDKSFIINIENDNKSKNILDLIVQMSNKLNLDINKFLKENI; encoded by the coding sequence ATGAAAAATAGCGGGATTAGTTTTGTATTAGAGGATTTTGGAACAGGATATTCTTCATTAAGTTATATATTAAATATGCCAATTGATATTATAAAAGTAGATAAAAGCTTTATAATCAATATAGAAAATGATAATAAAAGTAAAAATATACTTGATCTTATTGTACAGATGAGTAATAAGCTTAATTTAGATATAAATAAATTTTTAAAAGAAAATATTTAG
- a CDS encoding TIGR03905 family TSCPD domain-containing protein has product MYRYYTKGVCSKSIIMDIDENILKDVVFEGGCSGNTIGIKYLVEGKDIDEIIQLLEDIPCKNRGTSCPDQLAKALRIYKEYAYNK; this is encoded by the coding sequence ATGTATAGATATTATACCAAAGGAGTCTGTTCAAAATCTATAATAATGGACATAGATGAAAATATACTAAAAGATGTTGTATTCGAAGGTGGTTGTAGTGGTAATACGATAGGAATAAAATATTTAGTTGAAGGAAAGGATATAGATGAAATAATACAACTACTAGAAGATATACCGTGTAAAAATAGAGGAACATCTTGTCCTGATCAATTAGCCAAGGCATTAAGAATATATAAGGAATATGCTTATAATAAGTAA
- a CDS encoding peptidylprolyl isomerase: protein MERKVLATIGEKEITNYDVESALQSLDPYQAMHFNTEEGKKQLLEDLVNQELFYVEAKENNLHNNEDFKNEMKKVEENMLKQYAINKVLSSITLTEEEKTAFFEANKSKFNKSETASAKHILVETEDKANELLNKINAGEVSFEDAAAEHSTCPSKDAGGNLGSFPRGQMVPEFEEAVFNMQKGEVRGPVQTQFGYHLIKLEDIQAGGESKYEEVQNEIERTLMYQKQSEVYSNKLNDLKSKYGTNVKYND, encoded by the coding sequence ATGGAAAGAAAAGTTTTAGCTACTATTGGCGAAAAAGAAATAACTAACTACGATGTTGAAAGTGCATTACAAAGTTTAGATCCATACCAAGCTATGCATTTTAATACTGAAGAAGGAAAGAAACAATTATTAGAAGATTTAGTAAACCAAGAATTATTCTATGTAGAAGCTAAGGAAAATAATTTACATAACAACGAAGATTTCAAAAATGAAATGAAAAAAGTTGAAGAAAATATGTTAAAGCAATATGCTATAAATAAAGTTTTATCTAGCATAACATTAACGGAAGAAGAAAAAACAGCTTTCTTTGAAGCTAATAAAAGTAAATTCAACAAATCAGAAACAGCTTCTGCTAAGCATATATTAGTAGAAACTGAAGATAAAGCTAATGAATTACTTAATAAAATAAATGCTGGAGAAGTTTCTTTCGAAGATGCAGCTGCTGAACATTCTACTTGCCCATCTAAAGATGCTGGTGGAAACTTAGGTTCATTCCCTAGAGGACAAATGGTACCTGAATTCGAAGAAGCAGTATTTAATATGCAAAAAGGCGAAGTAAGAGGACCAGTTCAAACTCAATTTGGATATCACTTAATCAAATTAGAAGATATTCAAGCAGGTGGAGAGTCTAAATATGAAGAAGTTCAAAATGAAATAGAAAGAACTTTAATGTACCAAAAACAAAGTGAAGTTTATTCAAATAAATTAAACGACTTAAAGTCTAAGTATGGAACTAACGTTAAATATAATGACTAA
- a CDS encoding CBS domain-containing protein, translating to MNILFFLTPKSEVAYIYEDYTMRQALEKMEYHRYSAIPIIDNEGKYVGTITEGDLLWTLKNDFSLDLRAVEEVPIMNIKRRMDNAPVSVNANIEDLISKSMNQNFVPVIDDQKTFIGIIKRRDIIEYCYNKLKA from the coding sequence GTGAACATATTATTTTTTCTGACACCTAAGAGTGAGGTTGCATATATATATGAAGACTACACTATGAGGCAAGCTTTAGAAAAGATGGAATATCATAGATATTCAGCTATTCCTATAATTGACAATGAAGGAAAATATGTAGGAACTATAACAGAAGGAGATTTATTGTGGACATTAAAAAATGATTTTTCATTAGATTTAAGAGCTGTGGAAGAAGTTCCTATAATGAATATAAAAAGACGAATGGATAATGCTCCAGTATCAGTTAATGCAAATATAGAAGACTTGATTTCAAAGTCAATGAATCAAAACTTTGTTCCGGTTATTGATGATCAGAAAACGTTTATAGGAATAATAAAAAGAAGAGATATAATTGAATATTGCTACAATAAACTAAAAGCCTAG
- a CDS encoding cold-shock protein, producing MKTGVVKWFNNEKGFGFISVEGEGDVFVHFSAITGEGYKSLEEGQSVQFEVVEGAKGPQAANVAKI from the coding sequence ATGAAAACTGGTGTAGTTAAGTGGTTTAACAACGAAAAAGGATTTGGATTTATATCTGTAGAAGGTGAAGGAGATGTTTTCGTACATTTCTCAGCTATAACTGGTGAAGGATACAAGTCTTTAGAAGAAGGACAAAGCGTTCAATTTGAAGTAGTTGAAGGAGCTAAAGGTCCTCAAGCTGCGAATGTAGCTAAAATATAA
- a CDS encoding amidase domain-containing protein, translating into MKKIIIRNKYIKGLIISFSLTLSIGLYVYINQNKYNIPEKLIQTSNINDEEVNNQYKLLLENLFDYRNKALLEKDENILKNLYQTDKKFGLWAYEHEAKKMKYLENWSSKQGVKFNDIKTKVKVKKVKEKEDDLYGIICTVSTEYKYSYENQKDIINMFRIGTYHYLNVKIKDNQCIITKEWYTDPFADSLNLENIKSEDIRNYILSQDPKKLDLSQEQLKGIEYAHKYCGAAADEEYGLKFNSNYRDYNPEGGDCANFASQIMFESGRFKKNDTWNYSENAGTKAWVNAQAFKNYILYSGRGSLISKGSYQDVYKSAYNLKPGDFVAYEKGGRITHVSTVTGIDSKGYPLVTCHNTDRLLVPWDLGWSDKEIRFHIIQVHY; encoded by the coding sequence TTGAAAAAAATCATAATAAGAAATAAGTACATCAAAGGTTTGATTATTTCGTTTAGCCTTACCTTATCAATAGGCTTGTATGTATATATTAATCAAAATAAATATAATATACCAGAAAAATTGATACAAACAAGTAATATAAATGATGAGGAAGTTAATAATCAGTATAAGTTACTTCTTGAAAATTTATTTGATTATAGAAATAAAGCTTTATTAGAAAAAGATGAAAATATACTCAAAAACCTTTATCAAACAGATAAAAAATTTGGTTTATGGGCGTATGAACATGAAGCTAAAAAGATGAAATATCTTGAAAATTGGTCAAGTAAACAAGGAGTCAAGTTTAATGACATTAAAACTAAGGTTAAAGTAAAAAAAGTAAAAGAAAAAGAAGATGATTTATATGGGATTATCTGTACAGTATCTACTGAATATAAATATTCATATGAGAACCAAAAAGACATAATAAATATGTTTAGGATAGGAACATATCATTACTTAAATGTTAAAATAAAAGATAATCAATGTATTATAACTAAAGAATGGTATACAGATCCTTTTGCAGATTCGTTAAATCTTGAAAATATAAAATCTGAAGATATAAGAAACTATATTTTAAGCCAAGACCCTAAAAAATTAGACTTAAGTCAAGAGCAATTAAAAGGAATTGAATACGCACATAAGTACTGTGGGGCTGCAGCTGATGAAGAATATGGTTTAAAATTTAATTCTAATTATAGAGATTATAACCCAGAAGGAGGAGATTGTGCTAATTTTGCATCTCAGATAATGTTTGAAAGTGGAAGATTTAAGAAAAATGATACTTGGAACTATTCAGAAAATGCGGGGACTAAAGCTTGGGTAAATGCTCAGGCATTTAAGAACTACATATTGTATAGTGGAAGAGGTAGCTTAATATCTAAAGGATCTTATCAAGATGTATATAAAAGTGCATATAATTTAAAACCCGGAGACTTTGTAGCCTATGAAAAAGGTGGACGTATAACACATGTATCAACTGTAACCGGTATAGACTCAAAAGGTTACCCATTAGTAACTTGTCATAATACTGATAGATTACTAGTACCATGGGATTTAGGTTGGAGTGATAAAGAAATAAGATTTCATATAATACAAGTACATTATTAA
- a CDS encoding pyridoxamine kinase — translation MKKIAAINDLSGIGRCSLTVALPIISALKVQCCPFPTAILSSQTGYPEYTFLDFTNNMSNYYSVWKNLNINFDCIYSGFLGSKEQIDIVCKFICENKDSFVIVDPVMGDEGKLYPVFDIDMCKKIKNLVKHADLVTPNLTEACLLTDNEYKKDTFSELEIINIAKDICKLGPRKVIITGIISNDNIINLAYDKDLDKYFVTSIKYNNKSYSGTGDIFTSIVSGLLMRDYSLEEATKEATMFISEVVNYTSQFDTDRNDGVIFEQFLNMLTSL, via the coding sequence TTGAAAAAAATAGCTGCAATTAATGATTTATCTGGTATTGGAAGGTGTTCTTTAACTGTTGCACTTCCTATAATTTCAGCATTAAAAGTACAATGTTGTCCATTTCCTACTGCTATACTGTCTAGTCAAACAGGATACCCAGAATATACATTTTTAGATTTTACTAATAATATGAGTAATTATTATTCTGTTTGGAAAAATCTAAATATAAACTTTGATTGTATTTATAGCGGTTTCTTAGGATCAAAAGAACAAATAGATATTGTATGTAAATTTATTTGTGAAAACAAAGATTCATTTGTTATTGTAGATCCAGTTATGGGTGACGAAGGAAAACTTTATCCAGTCTTTGATATTGATATGTGTAAAAAAATCAAAAATTTAGTTAAGCATGCAGACTTAGTGACTCCAAACTTAACAGAAGCATGCCTTTTAACTGATAACGAATATAAAAAAGATACTTTTTCAGAATTAGAGATTATAAATATAGCTAAAGACATATGTAAATTAGGTCCTAGAAAAGTTATCATAACAGGTATAATTTCAAATGATAATATTATAAATTTAGCATATGATAAAGATTTAGATAAATATTTTGTAACATCTATAAAGTATAATAATAAATCTTATAGCGGAACCGGCGATATATTTACATCTATTGTCTCAGGGCTTTTAATGAGAGATTACTCTCTAGAGGAGGCTACTAAAGAGGCTACTATGTTTATATCTGAAGTGGTTAATTACACATCTCAATTTGATACAGATCGAAATGATGGTGTAATATTTGAACAGTTCTTAAATATGCTAACAAGCCTTTAA
- a CDS encoding YlbF family regulator: protein MDINQKSKEFAQYVKATDEFKNMNKCKLELERNRNLKKQLDTYVNKKNTIYSNYRMEDASKKISQLNRDYHNFFNLPIVANYMQATRDFNNMMEKLYKSIEKELLK from the coding sequence ATGGATATAAATCAAAAATCAAAAGAATTTGCTCAATATGTTAAAGCTACTGATGAATTTAAAAATATGAATAAATGTAAATTAGAATTAGAGAGAAATAGAAATCTAAAAAAACAATTAGATACTTATGTTAATAAAAAAAATACTATTTATTCAAATTATAGAATGGAAGATGCTTCAAAAAAAATAAGCCAGTTAAATCGAGACTACCATAATTTTTTTAATCTTCCTATAGTTGCTAATTATATGCAGGCTACAAGAGATTTTAATAATATGATGGAGAAGCTTTATAAATCTATAGAAAAAGAGCTTTTAAAATAG
- a CDS encoding DUF4097 domain-containing protein codes for MKDMNKKITIVAIVLIVIGIIGSISFGIASVPYFINMASQIEQELNKETVIFNKEINITKLNINTNGANIKIKKHDKEEIIITKKGSSKNESYDISNSENELLITQNKNNNNYVEFKDINDVVDLMVGELYLYNANTITIYVSKNIDINATTGNGTLMVEEDILLDTLNFKTITGNISLPKKVKSLNDLNITSKNYIQMSVSELLGIKNINIIANSVNIYSDEQDIFIDNIEEYLPENMDIIQTNNEYGDITINVDIPVAKNLVVNAKQSSTELDLPIEKYNINLDLKSIENIDFSELIERNKIDNKEISKLQNTRELNFNLNENLKNNEKKYKMQVKSNFISVR; via the coding sequence ATGAAAGATATGAATAAAAAAATCACTATAGTTGCTATTGTATTAATAGTAATAGGTATTATAGGATCTATCAGCTTTGGAATTGCATCTGTTCCTTATTTTATAAACATGGCATCACAGATAGAGCAAGAATTAAATAAAGAAACTGTAATATTTAATAAAGAAATAAATATTACTAAATTAAATATAAACACTAATGGAGCTAATATAAAAATAAAAAAGCATGATAAAGAAGAAATCATAATCACTAAAAAAGGTTCGAGTAAAAATGAGTCATATGATATAAGTAACAGTGAGAACGAGCTTTTGATTACTCAAAATAAAAACAATAATAATTATGTTGAGTTTAAGGATATAAATGATGTTGTTGATTTAATGGTAGGAGAACTTTACTTATATAACGCAAATACAATTACTATATATGTTTCAAAAAATATTGATATAAATGCGACAACAGGAAATGGAACATTGATGGTGGAAGAGGATATTTTATTAGATACATTAAATTTCAAAACAATAACAGGTAATATATCGTTACCTAAAAAAGTGAAAAGTTTGAATGACTTAAATATTACATCTAAAAATTATATACAAATGTCTGTATCAGAATTATTAGGAATAAAGAATATAAATATTATAGCAAATTCAGTAAATATATACTCAGATGAACAGGATATATTCATTGATAATATAGAAGAGTATTTACCTGAAAATATGGATATAATTCAAACAAATAATGAATATGGGGACATTACTATAAATGTAGATATACCTGTAGCTAAAAACTTAGTTGTTAATGCAAAACAATCAAGTACAGAATTAGATTTACCAATAGAAAAATATAATATAAATTTAGACCTAAAATCTATAGAAAATATAGATTTTAGCGAGTTAATAGAAAGAAATAAAATTGATAATAAAGAGATAAGCAAATTACAAAATACGAGAGAGTTAAATTTTAATTTAAATGAAAATTTAAAAAATAATGAAAAAAAATATAAAATGCAAGTTAAATCTAATTTTATAAGTGTAAGATAA